From Roseofilum casamattae BLCC-M143, the proteins below share one genomic window:
- a CDS encoding M61 family metallopeptidase, with protein sequence MTQTTLTQPSVNEETNVEIAYQVAMENPQHHFYQVTLRITGWQRDRLDLKFPVWTPGSYLVREYAKNLQEFRVCDRLGKSLPYRKESKNHWHINTQSLSEIVVSYCIYANELTVRTSHLDRSHGYFNGACLFFRVVGLEENPIGVAISVPDRAWRISTALPAVPGEEATFIANNFDRLVDSPFEIGTHQIYPFQALDKPHELLVWGERGTGNLPVEQTIVDIRKIINVEAKMFGGLPYDRYLFLLHLTNKRGGLEHDDCCSLIFPQFGFRDRESYCGFMQLVAHEFFHLWNVRRLRPIGLESYDYDGENYTPSLWFCEGGTSYYDLLIPLRAGIYDASYFLGELGKEITRYQNTPGKDVQPLNESSFDAWIKLYRSDANSANTQMSYYLKGSLVCLMLDLMIRARHNNQRSLDNVMEQMWKTFGKNGIGYTPQQLQETIESVADISLQEFWELTLNTTKDLPLNESLKPFGLQLKAQVKTSTTCYLGLAARNDRGSSWVKFVAAGSPAHQAGIDPGDELLALNGIRVTAEQLSDRLKDYRPGDEITLTLFRGDRLYEVAVTLAPPKPDRYTLVPTDNPSPSQQYNLEGWLGCSWNAAFGS encoded by the coding sequence GTGACTCAAACGACTCTCACTCAACCTTCGGTCAACGAGGAAACTAACGTAGAGATCGCCTATCAGGTGGCCATGGAAAATCCTCAGCATCATTTTTATCAGGTGACTCTGCGGATTACCGGTTGGCAGCGCGATCGCCTGGATCTCAAATTTCCCGTTTGGACTCCGGGTTCCTATTTGGTGCGGGAATATGCGAAAAACTTACAAGAGTTTCGCGTCTGCGATCGCCTGGGGAAATCTTTACCATATCGCAAGGAAAGCAAAAATCATTGGCACATTAATACCCAATCGCTCTCAGAGATTGTAGTTTCCTATTGCATTTATGCCAATGAATTAACCGTTCGCACCAGTCATTTGGATCGCTCCCACGGTTATTTTAATGGAGCCTGTTTATTTTTCCGCGTTGTAGGTTTAGAAGAAAATCCCATTGGCGTCGCCATTTCGGTTCCCGATCGCGCCTGGAGGATAAGTACAGCATTGCCTGCAGTTCCCGGAGAAGAGGCAACCTTTATCGCGAATAACTTCGATCGCTTAGTCGATAGTCCCTTTGAGATCGGAACTCATCAGATTTACCCATTTCAAGCCTTAGACAAACCCCATGAGTTATTAGTTTGGGGAGAACGTGGAACAGGCAATTTACCCGTCGAGCAAACCATTGTAGATATCCGGAAAATCATTAATGTTGAAGCCAAGATGTTTGGCGGACTGCCCTACGATCGCTATTTATTCCTTTTGCATTTAACCAATAAGCGAGGCGGACTCGAACACGATGACTGTTGCTCCCTCATTTTCCCTCAATTTGGCTTTCGCGATCGCGAGAGTTACTGTGGATTTATGCAACTGGTTGCCCATGAATTTTTCCACCTGTGGAACGTGCGCCGCTTGCGTCCAATTGGACTGGAGAGCTATGACTACGATGGGGAAAACTATACTCCCTCCTTGTGGTTCTGCGAAGGCGGAACTTCTTATTACGATCTGCTAATTCCCCTGCGAGCTGGAATTTACGACGCATCCTACTTCCTGGGAGAATTGGGGAAAGAAATTACTCGCTATCAAAATACCCCAGGCAAAGACGTTCAGCCTCTGAATGAATCGAGCTTTGATGCTTGGATTAAGCTCTATCGCTCCGATGCCAATAGTGCCAACACGCAGATGTCTTATTATCTGAAAGGTTCGTTGGTTTGCCTGATGCTAGATTTAATGATTCGCGCGCGGCATAACAATCAGCGATCGCTGGATAATGTCATGGAACAGATGTGGAAAACATTCGGTAAAAACGGTATTGGCTATACTCCACAACAATTGCAAGAAACGATTGAATCCGTTGCCGATATTTCTCTGCAAGAGTTCTGGGAACTGACATTAAATACCACGAAAGATTTGCCCTTAAATGAGAGTTTGAAACCCTTTGGTTTGCAGCTAAAAGCGCAAGTGAAAACTTCGACCACCTGTTATTTAGGGCTGGCGGCGAGAAACGATCGAGGAAGCAGTTGGGTGAAATTCGTTGCTGCCGGATCTCCCGCTCATCAAGCAGGTATCGATCCCGGAGACGAACTGTTGGCTCTCAATGGCATTCGGGTAACCGCAGAACAACTGAGCGATCGCCTCAAAGATTATCGTCCGGGAGATGAAATAACCTTAACTCTATTCCGTGGCGATCGCCTGTACGAGGTTGCCGTAACCCTAGCACCTCCCAAACCCGATCGCTATACTCTAGTTCCCACAGACAACCCATCCCCTAGCCAACAGTACAATCTGGAAGGATGGTTGGGATGTTCCTGGAATGCCGCATTCGGGAGCTAA
- a CDS encoding Crp/Fnr family transcriptional regulator — translation MTTEEFSERFPLFNTANPETLDRLLSVAQEHEYPARRAVLMEDAWGNAVFFIVSGWVKVRRLSEKSDITITLLGAGDFFGEMAILDESPRSTDVIALSEVKLLSVSAQRFIQALFNDSQLHHRMLQLMVRRLRQYNNRFQLRHQPPAVKLASTLIQLGEEYGRDTQNGLSIFNASFKDLADISDIGLEESRKILEKLHEKKWIAINTEENVLYLINKKQLKHLSGLV, via the coding sequence TTGACTACTGAAGAATTTAGCGAACGATTTCCCTTATTTAATACAGCGAATCCCGAGACCCTCGATCGTCTGCTCTCGGTTGCGCAAGAACATGAATACCCAGCCAGGCGAGCGGTCTTAATGGAAGATGCTTGGGGAAATGCTGTTTTTTTCATTGTTTCGGGTTGGGTCAAAGTCCGCCGTCTTTCTGAGAAAAGCGATATCACCATTACCCTATTGGGAGCGGGTGATTTTTTCGGCGAAATGGCGATTTTAGATGAATCTCCTCGTTCTACAGATGTCATTGCCCTGTCTGAGGTGAAGTTGCTCAGTGTCTCGGCACAACGGTTTATTCAAGCCCTGTTTAATGACTCTCAGCTCCATCATCGCATGTTGCAGTTGATGGTACGTCGCCTGCGGCAGTATAACAACCGCTTTCAATTGCGACACCAACCTCCGGCAGTCAAACTCGCCAGTACTCTGATTCAACTTGGAGAAGAATACGGTCGCGATACCCAAAATGGTTTGTCTATTTTCAATGCTTCGTTTAAAGATTTAGCCGATATTTCCGATATTGGATTGGAAGAATCTCGGAAAATATTGGAAAAATTACATGAAAAAAAATGGATTGCGATTAACACTGAAGAAAATGTGCTTTATCTCATTAATAAGAAACAGTTAAAACACTTGTCTGGCTTGGTGTAA
- the rimO gene encoding 30S ribosomal protein S12 methylthiotransferase RimO: MGNKPNIAIAHLGCDKNRIDTEHMLGLLVEAGYGVDANEELADYVIVNTCSFIQQSRQESVQTLVELAEAKKKIVIAGCMAQHYKEELLDALPEAVAVVGTGDYQNIVEIVERVEDGERVRAVSANPTFIADRQIPRYRTTTEGVAYLRIAEGCDYKCSFCIIPNLRGKQRSRPIESIVAEAQQLAEQGVQELVLISQITTNYGKDIYGKPELGKLLRALGEVDVPWIRMHYAYPTGLTPEVVSAIQETPNILPYLDLPLQHSHPDILRAMNRPWQGQVNDEIVERLKQAIPNGVWRTTFIVGFPGETESHFNHLCDFVERHQFDHVGAFAFSPEEEALASTLPNPVPDSIKEERRDRIMEIQQPISRRRNQAEIGKTVDVLIEGTFPDTGDLIGRSARFAPEVDGTVYVQGQGQSEPLGNLISVTITSADDYDLYGRQAES; the protein is encoded by the coding sequence ATGGGCAATAAGCCAAATATTGCGATCGCCCACTTGGGCTGTGACAAAAACCGAATCGATACCGAGCACATGCTCGGTCTACTCGTAGAAGCCGGTTACGGCGTTGATGCTAACGAAGAACTTGCTGACTACGTTATTGTAAACACTTGTAGCTTTATCCAACAATCGAGGCAGGAATCCGTACAAACTCTTGTCGAATTGGCAGAAGCCAAAAAAAAGATTGTGATTGCGGGCTGTATGGCCCAACACTACAAAGAAGAACTACTAGATGCCCTACCGGAAGCGGTTGCCGTAGTTGGAACTGGAGATTACCAAAATATTGTCGAGATTGTAGAAAGAGTTGAGGATGGCGAGCGCGTCCGAGCGGTATCTGCAAACCCGACCTTTATTGCCGATCGCCAAATTCCGCGATATCGTACGACTACAGAAGGAGTTGCGTATTTGCGCATCGCCGAAGGCTGCGACTATAAATGTTCGTTCTGTATTATCCCTAATCTGCGCGGTAAGCAGCGATCGCGCCCCATCGAATCCATCGTTGCTGAAGCGCAACAGCTAGCCGAGCAAGGCGTGCAAGAATTGGTCCTGATTTCACAAATTACCACCAACTACGGCAAGGATATCTACGGCAAACCGGAATTGGGGAAACTATTGCGCGCCTTGGGTGAAGTAGACGTTCCTTGGATTCGGATGCATTATGCCTATCCCACGGGATTGACCCCAGAAGTCGTCAGCGCCATTCAAGAGACCCCAAACATCCTGCCTTACCTCGACCTGCCCTTGCAACATTCCCATCCCGACATCTTGCGAGCCATGAACCGGCCCTGGCAAGGTCAAGTGAACGACGAGATTGTCGAACGACTCAAGCAAGCCATTCCGAACGGAGTCTGGCGCACCACCTTTATTGTGGGCTTTCCCGGCGAAACGGAAAGCCACTTTAACCACTTGTGCGACTTCGTCGAGCGCCATCAATTCGATCATGTCGGCGCTTTTGCCTTCTCTCCCGAAGAAGAAGCCCTCGCCTCCACCCTTCCCAACCCCGTTCCTGACTCCATCAAAGAAGAACGCCGCGATCGAATCATGGAGATTCAACAACCGATTTCCCGACGCCGAAACCAGGCAGAAATTGGTAAAACAGTTGACGTTCTGATTGAAGGTACTTTTCCCGACACCGGAGACCTCATCGGTCGTTCGGCGCGATTTGCTCCAGAAGTCGATGGCACCGTCTACGTGCAAGGACAAGGGCAGTCAGAACCTCTGGGAAACCTAATCTCTGTCACCATTACCAGTGCCGATGACTACGACCTCTACGGCCGTCAAGCCGAGAGTTAG
- a CDS encoding DEAD/DEAH box helicase has translation MTVSFKELGISESRAEYLESIGFVEPTEIQVKAIPYLLDNRDMVGQAQTGTGKTATFALPILETIDLDIREPQALILTPTRELAEQVRKAIRDLTGDKRIRVTAIYGGQSIDRQIQRLRNGVHIAVGTPGRVIDLLERRELTLDDLSWVVLDEADEMLNMGFIQDVEKILSQVPTERQTACFSATMPPSIRSLVDRFLRSPVTVTVERTKAAPVHINQIAYMIPRGWTKQRALQPILEMESPESAIIFVRTRRQAAELTSQLQTAGYSVDEYHGDLSQSQRERLMARFRHRQVRWVVATDIAARGLHVDDLSHVINYDLPDNLENYVHRIGRTGRAGKEGTAICLVQGFERRKLNQIERYIRQKLTISKIPTRAQIEARHIDRLQGQVEEAVTGERMASFLPLVAKLSEAGYEPHAIAAAALQMAYDTSRPAWTQTDYDATEEDVKYSTPKPKLTKRSKGSPVLRDNRSRGNRERRDRHVATRDNG, from the coding sequence ATGACTGTTTCATTCAAAGAACTTGGAATTTCTGAAAGCCGCGCTGAATATCTAGAAAGCATTGGTTTCGTCGAACCCACCGAAATTCAGGTCAAAGCAATTCCCTATCTGTTAGACAATCGCGATATGGTCGGACAAGCCCAAACCGGAACCGGGAAAACGGCGACCTTTGCTCTACCAATTTTAGAGACGATCGATCTGGATATTCGGGAACCTCAAGCCTTAATTCTGACCCCAACCCGCGAATTAGCCGAACAAGTCCGCAAAGCAATCCGCGATTTAACCGGAGACAAGCGGATTCGAGTCACGGCGATTTATGGCGGACAATCGATTGACCGGCAAATCCAACGCCTGAGAAATGGAGTACATATTGCCGTTGGCACTCCAGGACGAGTCATCGATTTGCTCGAAAGAAGGGAGTTAACTTTAGACGATCTCTCTTGGGTAGTCCTCGATGAAGCTGATGAAATGCTGAATATGGGCTTTATTCAAGATGTGGAAAAAATCTTGTCGCAAGTGCCTACAGAGCGGCAGACCGCTTGTTTCTCGGCCACCATGCCTCCCTCGATTCGCAGTTTAGTCGATCGCTTTTTGCGATCGCCGGTAACGGTTACGGTAGAGCGCACGAAAGCCGCTCCGGTTCATATTAACCAAATCGCTTACATGATTCCGCGCGGATGGACGAAACAACGCGCCCTCCAACCCATTCTGGAAATGGAAAGTCCGGAATCGGCAATTATCTTCGTGCGCACCCGCCGTCAAGCAGCGGAACTGACCAGCCAACTGCAAACGGCTGGATACAGCGTGGATGAATACCACGGTGACTTAAGCCAATCGCAACGGGAACGCTTAATGGCTCGATTCCGGCATCGTCAAGTGCGTTGGGTTGTTGCAACGGATATTGCAGCGCGCGGATTGCACGTAGACGATCTATCTCACGTGATCAATTACGATTTGCCCGATAACCTGGAAAACTACGTGCACCGCATCGGACGAACCGGACGTGCGGGGAAAGAAGGAACTGCTATTTGTTTGGTGCAAGGCTTTGAACGGCGCAAGCTGAATCAAATCGAGCGCTATATTCGCCAGAAGTTAACCATCAGCAAGATTCCGACTCGCGCGCAAATTGAAGCCCGTCACATCGATCGCCTGCAAGGTCAAGTGGAAGAGGCGGTTACTGGGGAGCGCATGGCTTCCTTCTTGCCTCTGGTCGCGAAGTTGAGCGAAGCGGGATACGAACCCCATGCGATCGCGGCGGCTGCCTTACAAATGGCTTACGACACCTCTCGCCCGGCTTGGACGCAAACCGACTACGACGCGACAGAAGAGGATGTGAAATATAGCACTCCGAAACCGAAGTTAACCAAACGGAGCAAAGGCTCTCCGGTGTTGCGCGACAATCGCAGTCGCGGCAACCGGGAACGTCGCGATCGTCACGTAGCCACCCGAGATAACGGTTAG
- a CDS encoding sensor histidine kinase, with amino-acid sequence MTVLIVLGVLPVVFTALRLEQFHTATILQNDAGKILAVKAERLADNITQWDRIDTLMLQNLSQQPGLAQMTPQELYPLLQSTHQTYGNSIRSIGIADLEGNFIASSETELSKSANVSDRRWFQSALSGQPITREVIPSEISEELLLVIAVPIVDRKDNIPKLRGVLRAIVDFQEIDAAVAKAHAGDTKYTLLVDETGKLLASDHKHYHSFAHEPLELEPLKDFSTYTPVRSLLEGNDGLLEFTDDRGIAWLARVASLPNGWGIVLMQEEQDIIAQERSHRRSAFLLGMSSLTIVGIITWYFSHWVTQPLTDLTEAVFKLSNGQWKQRVEIAHNDELGSLAYAFNSMARQLEQSFTELATAKEDLEVRVDERTQELHHTLQQLQQAQAQMVQHEKMSSLGQMVAGLAHEINNPVSFIHGNLSHAQTYMEDLLAIVELYQAYYPHPPEEIQNELDAIDMEFIIEDFAKMLQSMNLGTMRIREIVKSLRTFARLDEADFKSVDVREGIESTLMILQGRLNCCDSQQPINIVTCYGELPEIACYPGQLNQVLMNLIANAIDTLEERNHQFSPEQLQAEPSTIWITTEMGDRDWISIRIRDNGLGIPEHLQSRLFDPFFTTKPIGQGTGLGLSISYQVITQTHKGRLSFVSTPGKGTEFAIAIPIEQ; translated from the coding sequence ATGACTGTTTTGATTGTTTTGGGCGTGTTGCCGGTTGTCTTTACGGCTTTGCGTTTAGAACAATTCCATACCGCAACAATCCTGCAGAATGATGCTGGAAAAATTTTGGCGGTGAAAGCCGAACGACTTGCCGATAACATTACTCAATGGGATCGGATCGATACCTTAATGCTGCAAAACCTGAGCCAGCAACCGGGACTCGCACAAATGACTCCGCAAGAGTTGTATCCCCTTTTGCAAAGCACCCACCAAACCTATGGCAACTCCATTCGCAGTATTGGGATCGCCGACCTCGAGGGTAATTTTATTGCCTCGAGCGAAACTGAACTCTCGAAGTCAGCCAACGTTAGCGATCGCCGTTGGTTTCAAAGTGCGCTCTCCGGCCAACCCATCACTCGCGAAGTTATCCCGAGCGAGATAAGTGAAGAACTCCTCTTGGTTATTGCCGTCCCGATCGTCGATCGCAAGGACAACATCCCCAAACTGCGCGGTGTTTTGCGGGCGATCGTCGATTTCCAGGAAATCGATGCAGCCGTTGCCAAAGCCCATGCCGGAGATACAAAATATACCTTATTGGTGGATGAAACGGGGAAATTACTCGCATCGGACCACAAGCACTATCACAGTTTTGCCCATGAACCTCTGGAGCTAGAACCCCTCAAGGACTTCAGCACCTACACTCCCGTCCGTTCTCTGCTGGAGGGCAACGACGGTTTATTAGAATTCACCGACGATCGCGGCATTGCTTGGCTGGCACGAGTGGCTTCGTTGCCCAATGGCTGGGGTATCGTTTTGATGCAGGAAGAACAAGACATTATTGCCCAAGAGCGATCGCATCGCCGTTCGGCTTTTTTGTTAGGCATGTCTAGCCTGACCATTGTGGGCATCATTACCTGGTATTTCAGCCATTGGGTTACTCAACCCTTAACAGATCTCACCGAAGCAGTATTCAAACTCTCCAACGGACAATGGAAGCAGCGAGTAGAAATCGCTCACAACGACGAACTCGGCAGTCTGGCTTATGCGTTTAACAGTATGGCCCGACAATTAGAACAATCCTTTACCGAATTAGCCACAGCCAAAGAAGATTTAGAAGTGAGAGTTGACGAACGTACTCAAGAGTTGCACCACACTCTCCAGCAACTGCAACAGGCTCAAGCGCAAATGGTGCAACACGAGAAAATGTCGAGTTTGGGACAAATGGTTGCGGGTTTAGCTCACGAGATTAATAATCCGGTGAGCTTTATCCACGGTAACCTCTCTCACGCCCAAACTTACATGGAAGACTTACTTGCGATCGTCGAGCTATACCAAGCTTACTATCCCCATCCTCCCGAAGAGATTCAAAACGAACTCGATGCCATCGACATGGAGTTTATCATTGAAGACTTTGCCAAAATGCTCCAGTCGATGAATTTAGGGACCATGCGAATTCGCGAAATCGTGAAATCCTTGCGCACCTTTGCTCGCTTGGATGAAGCTGATTTTAAATCCGTCGATGTCCGCGAGGGGATCGAAAGTACCTTAATGATTTTGCAAGGTCGTTTAAACTGCTGCGACAGTCAGCAGCCCATTAACATCGTCACCTGCTATGGAGAATTACCGGAGATTGCCTGTTACCCCGGACAACTCAATCAAGTGTTGATGAATCTGATTGCTAATGCCATTGATACTCTCGAAGAACGCAATCATCAATTCTCTCCGGAGCAATTACAAGCAGAACCCAGTACAATTTGGATTACCACCGAAATGGGCGATCGCGACTGGATCTCAATTCGGATTCGCGATAATGGTTTGGGGATTCCCGAACATTTACAATCTCGGTTATTCGACCCATTTTTCACCACTAAACCTATCGGTCAAGGAACGGGATTGGGACTGTCTATTAGTTATCAAGTCATTACGCAAACCCATAAAGGACGGTTATCCTTTGTTTCTACTCCGGGTAAAGGCACGGAATTTGCGATCGCCATTCCCATAGAACAGTAA
- a CDS encoding DUF697 domain-containing protein, giving the protein MTQRTEADAIIRSHVLWAIGGGLIPIPLVDFAAVTAIQLEMLQQLARVYNVDYSRSLGKTFVSALTGTTIARLGASFLKAIPGVGTALGGASMAVASGASTYAVGQVAVSHFSSGGSLSNFVEDQVKSAYNDAFERGKSYVSDLEKDKGDDAANIYQSLQELGNLKDKGILTEEEFETKKQELLSRL; this is encoded by the coding sequence ATGACTCAAAGAACAGAAGCAGATGCAATTATTCGTTCCCATGTTTTGTGGGCGATTGGTGGCGGACTTATTCCCATTCCCCTAGTAGACTTTGCGGCTGTGACAGCGATTCAACTAGAAATGTTGCAACAGCTCGCCCGAGTTTACAATGTAGACTATTCCCGGAGTCTGGGAAAAACCTTTGTTTCAGCATTAACCGGAACGACGATTGCGCGCTTGGGAGCCAGCTTTCTAAAAGCCATTCCTGGCGTGGGAACGGCACTCGGCGGTGCTTCAATGGCAGTCGCATCTGGGGCATCAACTTATGCTGTCGGACAGGTTGCAGTTAGCCATTTTTCGAGCGGCGGTTCTCTGAGTAACTTTGTCGAAGACCAAGTAAAATCGGCTTATAATGATGCTTTCGAGCGCGGTAAAAGTTATGTTTCGGACTTAGAAAAGGATAAAGGAGATGATGCGGCAAATATTTACCAGTCCTTGCAGGAATTAGGGAACTTGAAAGATAAAGGCATTCTCACCGAGGAAGAGTTTGAAACCAAGAAACAAGAGCTTTTATCGCGACTGTAG
- the pabB gene encoding aminodeoxychorismate synthase component I: MTSRYQALVYQSQHQYWLHFENPIAIFALDRTSTDLLPTLEEIETRIEQEQCYGVGFISYEASPKFDSALTVRDDPSFPLLWFALYEHPVGILSPQDLIESYSSIPYTLGNWESEISQTQFDRAIARIKDYIARGDTFQVNYTFRLRSPFAGDGRSLFTRLLQPQSAPYSAWIDTGRYAIGSASPELFFTLDGNQLTAKPMKGTASRGTTLARDRDLAQWLHNSEKNRAENVMIVDMIRNDLGRVAETGTVSVPQLFEVECYPTLWQMTSTVTAQTRSPLSQIIANLFPCASITGAPKPRTMEIIAELETSPRRIYTGAIGLLRPGKQAQFNVAIRTVSIDRETEQAEYGIGSGIVWDSKSEEEYRECYIKSSVLTQKQPEFSLLETLLWTPRSGYFLLSYHLQRLQDSAEYFSIPVKINEIRQELSDRQITFQSQPHKIRILVDRNGKSTQEISRFSPSSPFSRVKVKLAAEPVHSANRWLYHKTTYRDVYQRARSLVGACDDVLLYNEHDEITESTIANVVIYWQGKWITPPVSSGILPGTFRAWLLEMGLIREHVITREIIARSPQPYLINSLRGWQLFELID; the protein is encoded by the coding sequence ATGACCTCCCGTTATCAAGCACTCGTCTACCAGTCTCAACACCAGTACTGGCTCCACTTTGAAAACCCCATTGCTATTTTTGCCCTCGATCGCACCAGCACCGATTTGCTACCGACTCTCGAGGAAATTGAAACCCGTATCGAACAAGAGCAATGTTATGGCGTCGGGTTCATTAGCTACGAGGCTTCACCTAAGTTCGATTCCGCGTTAACCGTACGGGACGATCCTAGTTTTCCCTTACTGTGGTTTGCCCTATACGAGCATCCCGTGGGGATTCTCTCTCCCCAGGATTTAATCGAGTCATATAGCTCTATTCCTTATACCCTAGGAAATTGGGAGAGCGAGATTAGTCAAACTCAATTCGATCGTGCCATTGCGCGGATTAAAGACTATATTGCCCGAGGCGATACCTTTCAGGTGAACTATACCTTTCGCTTGCGATCGCCGTTTGCTGGCGATGGGCGATCGCTCTTTACTCGCTTGCTGCAACCGCAAAGCGCCCCCTATTCAGCCTGGATCGATACCGGGCGCTATGCCATTGGTTCGGCTTCTCCAGAACTCTTTTTTACCCTTGATGGCAATCAATTAACGGCGAAACCGATGAAAGGAACGGCCTCGCGCGGAACCACCTTAGCGCGCGATCGTGACTTAGCGCAATGGTTGCATAACTCGGAGAAAAACCGAGCTGAGAATGTGATGATTGTCGATATGATCCGCAACGATTTGGGACGAGTTGCCGAAACTGGAACCGTGAGCGTTCCGCAACTATTTGAGGTCGAATGCTATCCTACATTGTGGCAAATGACATCGACAGTAACGGCGCAAACGCGATCGCCCTTAAGCCAAATTATCGCTAACTTATTTCCCTGTGCTTCCATTACCGGCGCTCCCAAACCGCGCACTATGGAAATTATCGCAGAACTGGAAACGTCTCCGCGACGAATTTATACTGGAGCTATCGGGTTATTACGTCCGGGGAAACAAGCTCAGTTTAATGTCGCAATTCGTACGGTGTCCATCGATCGAGAAACGGAACAAGCAGAATACGGAATTGGGAGCGGTATTGTTTGGGACTCGAAAAGTGAGGAAGAATATCGAGAATGTTATATTAAGTCATCCGTACTAACGCAAAAGCAACCGGAGTTTTCCTTACTCGAAACTCTCCTATGGACGCCGCGATCGGGATATTTCTTGCTCTCTTATCATCTCCAGCGGTTGCAAGATTCAGCTGAATATTTTAGTATTCCGGTTAAGATTAATGAAATTCGACAAGAACTGAGCGATCGGCAAATAACGTTTCAATCTCAGCCCCATAAAATTAGGATTCTGGTCGATCGCAATGGCAAATCAACCCAGGAGATTTCGCGCTTTTCTCCCTCTTCCCCCTTCTCTCGAGTCAAGGTTAAATTAGCTGCCGAACCGGTACACTCCGCGAATCGATGGTTATATCATAAAACCACGTATCGAGACGTTTATCAGCGCGCGCGATCGTTAGTTGGTGCTTGCGATGACGTGCTTCTCTATAACGAACATGACGAGATTACTGAATCAACTATTGCCAATGTCGTTATTTATTGGCAAGGTAAATGGATTACTCCTCCAGTCAGTTCTGGAATATTACCTGGAACCTTCCGAGCTTGGTTGCTGGAGATGGGATTAATTCGAGAACATGTTATTACTCGGGAGATAATAGCGCGATCGCCCCAACCTTATCTCATCAACTCATTGCGTGGATGGCAGCTCTTTGAGCTTATTGATTAA